The Ruegeria sp. SCSIO 43209 genomic interval GGTTCCGCAAACCAGGTCCCTTACAGGTTAGCGGGCTGTAACGCCCGGGCCATTCGGCGGGGTGTCCTGGTTTTGGCGGCTGACTTATGCACCATCATCTCGCGGGTCTTGCTAACTCGATGTTCCTTTCGTCTCAGACTACAGCGCGTGGGCTGTAAGGTTCGTTGCGGGTGAGCACCGCCCAGACGATCCGGGCTGTTTTGTTGGCCATGGCGACGGTCGCAACGCGGGCGGGTTTGCGTTCGAGTAGTGATGTCAGCCACTTGCTGGCGCGTTCGGGGTGTGACCTAGTTTGTCGGACCAATGATGTCATGCCGACAACTAACAACGATCGCAGATACTGGTCGCCCATCTTGGTGATCCGTCCCAGCTTCTCCTTGCCGCCGCTGGATTTGTTCGCGGGCGTCAGACCAAGCCAGGCTGCGAACTCTCGACCATTGCGGAACTGGTGCCCGTCACCGATGCTGGCAATGATCGCGGAGGCCGTCACAGCGCCAACACCAGGGATCGTACGCAATAGGCGTACGCGTTCATCTTCTTTGGCCACCTGCTTGAGGCGCTCTTCGTACCAGCGGATCCGCTTGTGCAATGCCATGAGCTGCTCGCACAGATTGTGGATCACTTCGTTGGCAATGTCAGGTAGGTCAAGAACCTCACCCAGAGTTATGTCTTCAGCAAACCCAATTACCCTGGCGAACCCTCGTGGGATAAAAATACCAAACTCGGCAACCAGACCACGCAGATTGTTGATGAGTTGCGTTCTCTGGCGCACCAGAAGATCACGCGCCCGATGTAGGGACAGCAATGATTGCTGCTCGACTGTCTTGATCGCAACAAAGCGCATGGTCGGACGGGTCACAGCCTCGCAGATCGCCTCGGCATCAATGGCGTCTGACTTCCCGCGTTTGACGTATGGCTTCACGTACATCGGCGGGATCAATCGCACATCATGGCCCAATGCCGCGAGTTCGCGCGCCCAATGGTGTGCACTGCTGCAGGATTCCATGCCAATTAGGCAGGGCTCCAACTTGGCAAAGAACGGCAGAAACTGCGTCCGCCGCAACGGTTTGTTGAAAACAACTTCCTCGGTTGCGGAGATTCCGTGAACTTGAAAAACGTTCTTGGCGAGATCAACGCCGATTGTGGTAACTTGCATGGGGTGGCTCCTCTCATAAGCAGATTTTGACACCTGCACTATGGCGCATTGCGACGCCGGTTGAAGCAGGAGCCATCCACCCCATCAGGTTATTGCGTTGGGTTTGCTGGAATTCGATCGTGTAATCCGAGGGCAGCTTGCCCTTCGGGTCAAAGTGCTGAGGACTATCATCCTGCGCGACGGCAAGGCCTGAGGTCAGCGTCAAAAGGGTGACGGTCAAGAGTAAGGTGGTTCGACGGGGCATATATAATCGGTTCCTATCATGAACGCTTCAAAAGAGATCGCAGCGCAGGAGGTCTGACGGGACGAACCACGAGGTTGAAATTCGTCCCGCCGGTGCATTGACGTCCAGAAGTGCCGAGATGCGCGATCTTTTGGAAGCCGGGTGCCTGCCTGTACGACCAGCAGTGCGGCCCTCTTATCCGCAGAATTTTTCCCGAGAAGTGCAAACATGTTGCCACCTGTCGAAAAACACATGTATCAACGAGGCCAACATAATGGTTTTCCTTGGTTTTCCCGAGGCAGAGGGATATTGAAGTGGATACTACCGAGCGCGAAATTCGGGTACAGATGCAACGTATCCTGGATCATCCGGATTTCACCGCCAGCCCCAAACGCCGCGCATTTCTGAACTATATCATCGAGGAATATCTGGCCGGTCGTTCAGATCAGATCAAAGGCGTGTCGATTGCCATGTCGGTCTTTGACCGCGACGAAAGCTTCGACCAGCAGGTCGATCCGATTGTCCGACTTGAGGCGCGGCGACTAAGGCAGGAGATTGACACCTACTATGCCGGGCCCGGTCGGGGCGATCCGATACGTCTCACCATGCCCAAAGGAGGATACGCGCCGCGGTTCGAAAAATCTTCACTGCCCAGCCCTGATCAGGCACCTGCTGATGCCCGGCCAAATGCCGGGTTCAGCGGACGACGACGCGCTGGGATTGGACTGGCTGTCGCCGTTGGCCTGGCATTGTTTGGGCTAATCTGGGGATTGACCCGTTCAGGGACGCCTGAGGAACAGGCAAATCACAGCTTGCCCAAAGGGCCCGTCGTGGCTGTACTGCCCTTTGAAACTCTGGGAGAGGGCCCCGAGTACCTCGCCGATGGTCTTACCCGGCAGTTGACGACCGAGTTGATCCGGTTCCGGGACATCTGGGTCTTGCCCCTTGGCAGCACACTGCATTCTGGTGAAACTGAGATTGATACGACGAGCTTGCGTACAGAATTCAACGCCGATTTCGCGCTGGAAGGCAATGTGATGGACAGGGGCGACACCTTGCGCCTGTCCGCACGCCTCATTGATCTGAAAGACCGAAGATATATCTGGTCGCAAAGCTATGAGGTCAGCAATACCTCCGAGGAAATTTATGCGGTACAGGACAGCATTATCCGAGATGTAATGGGTAAACTGGCCGGGAAATACGGGCTACTGACGCTTGGCGCGATGCGAGATGCCGATAGAATTCCACCCAACAATCGCGATGCTTATGACTGTGTGCTTGGTTATTACAGCTATCAGGTAACCATCAATCTGGATCGCCATGCCGAAATCAAATCCTGCATCCTGAACGCGCTTGAGAAGGCTCCGGATTATGCCGAGGCCTGGGCGGTGCTGTCGAACCTGTATCTGCAACAGATACGTTTTGGGCTGGGCGGAAATCGCGAACAGATTCTGGCCGCAGCCGATGCCGCAGCACGCCGGGCGGTCGAGATCGACCCAAATCTGGCGGCGGGACATCTGATGATGGCCAATATGCGGTTCGTGCTCGGTGATTTTGCCGGGTTCCGAGAGGCCGGGCAACGGGCGATTGACCTGAATCCGAATGACACCGACATTCTGGCCCATTACGGGATGCGTCTGGCGTTCAGTGGCGAATGGGACAAAGGACTTGCTATTGTAGACCGGGCAATCGCTCTGAACCCTGTGCATCCTCAGTGGTATCTGTTTCCGCGGGTTTTTTACGAGTTCGACCGGGGCGACTATGAAGCGGCGCTGGCACAATTGGAACAAATCGATATGCCAGGTTTCTTCTGGACCCATCTATGGCAGGCCGCGCTACACAGCAAACTGGGAAATGGGGAACAGGCCCAGGCGGGTCTACGCAGCTTGTTGGTTCTACGCCCAGATTTTTCATCTGTTGCATCGGATATACTTGCCATTTGGCAACTTGACGCCACTTTTAAGGAGAACCTGTTGGCCAGCCTCCAGAAGGCTGGTTTGTCAGATTCTTGACCGGCTTATCCAGTTTCCGCACACCTATTCATCGGTGGGTTTCACAGTTATCTGGAATCGCACCACCCTTGTACGCAGCAATAAGTAAACCACGTCAGATGGCTGACTTTATATCATCAGATCGTCGTTCGATTTTCTAGCTTTCACGCAAGCGGGCCAACGGTCTTTGCCAGTCCATGTCTGGAATGGTTTGTCAGAGTTGGCGTTTTTTTTGGGACGGCCTTTTACGTAGTTTCGGCATTGCAAAACACTTTGCTCATCGGTGCTAAACATGCGGAAGTTGATCACCTGTAGCCTGAAAGAAGCGCGCTTCTGGGTGGGATATGTCAATTCGATGCGCCAACATGCAAGGCAATCGAAACGCGTCTTTGGAAGATCTGCGCGACACTGTTCACCCACCCAATCAGGCCGGTTTCTTTAACTGTTACAACTGAAACGTTTATTCGGCATTAGAGCACTCCTTCTCTGGTCAGAATTTACCCCAAATTACGAATTCTGTTCGGACCCTTTTCTGAGTCACGGCCAAGGCCCCGTTCGATAAACCACTGAGTAATCTGCAGCCATTACTAGCCCACCACACCGTGACCACGCACCTGCATGCAGTTCACAAGCACATGACGCCGCGCCATTTCGTCATTGTACTGGCCGCGCACAGATCCGACTATGCCACCTGCGATCGCACCTCCGATGACATCTTCCTTCTCGCCAACAACCCAACCAGTAACCGCGCCATCAATAGCGCCGAACGTAGCATCCATTTTACGCTGCCCAGGATTGAAACTCGCGGCCATCAATCGGCATTCAGCCTCATCTGTGTAGAAGGTCGCATTCCTGGTTCCGTCAACCATCAGTGGCTTCTGCATCGGGTACTGAGTGCATGCGGTAAGACTGATGAGAGCAACAAAAATGAACTTTTTCATCGCAGCTTTCCTTTCGGGAATCGAAGTAATTGCTTGGCGTACGCGCTAAACTTGCCTGCCTAGGCAGATCTCATTTAGGAAGTTTACGATTGTCGAAAAATAGCCCCGCCATTTTACGCAGCGTAAAATTGCATTTGTTTCGCTGGCTCGGTCGCAAACTTCTCTGGCGCATGAATACAGCGCCTTTCTTGCGCAGCTAAGTTGGCTAACTAGGCAACTAGATTAACGCGAAAAAACCGTCGGCCCAGCATGCCGAAGGCGTGACGGCACGCAGACGCGTAGGGCTGCGGCACAAGAAAGTCGGCGGCCCGAAAGTCCTTTTTCAATTTTTATAGGGTCTTCTATTCAGCCGCGTAACGCTCCATGTCGGCAAGGCGCGAATATCCGTCCCGCGTCTGTGGTGTTTTAATGCCTAGAATATTTCCGGCGATTTGGGTCCGGAGAATCTGTGCGGTCCCGCCGCCGATAGTGAACATGCGCACATCGCGATACATCCGCTCCAGAGGTTCACGATCGCTGTAGCCGCGCGCGCCGAACATCTGCAGCGCATCGCTGACCACCTTAATAGCCATCTCGGACGCAAAAAGCTTGGCGCGGGCGGCCATGGTCATATCGGGATACTGACTGCCGTTTGGGCCACGCGATCGTGCCGCTTCATGGAGCAGCAGCCTAGCTGCATGAACTTTCGTGTCCATATCGGCCAGCATCCATTGAAGCCCCTGGAATTCTGCAAGCGGGCGCCCGAACTGTTCACGTTGAACGAGGTAGCGTTTTGCATGTTCAAGTGCCCCTGCCGCAACACCCATAGCAACTGCTCCCGCACCGACGCGTTGCGAATTGTAAGCGTTCATCAGGTCGGCAAAGCCACGCTTCAATCCTGAAGGCGGTTTGACCAGCCATTTCTCGTTGATCTCGACATTTTCGAACCGCAATTCTGCTTCGGGCATACCGCAAAGGCCCATCGTGTATTCGCGACCCACCACGGTGAACCCCTTGGGCGTATCTCCTGACATCGGATCGGCAAACAGAATGAAACCGCCAATCCCCTGATCGGCGCCTGCCTCATCGAGCACGCGGGCAAAGATCAGGTACAGCTTCGAGACCCCTCCACCAGTGATCCAATGCTTGGACCCGTTGAGGATGTATGTGCGACCCTGTTTCCGCGCGGTAGTCTGCATATCGGTCGCGGCACTTCCCGAGTCAGGTTCGGTTATGCAGATCGCAGGCTTATCTCCTGCCAGGACATGCTGAGCACAAAAAGCCTTCTGCTCGTCATTGCCGTACCCCATGACCGCACTGATGCCACCCATGTTGCCCTCGACAACGATGCGGGCGGTCAGGGTGCAGGCTTTTGCGATCTCTTCGACCACCATGGTGACGTCCAAAAAACTCGCGCCCTGCCCACCATATTTCTTTGCAATGGTCATACCCATGATGCCAGCATCGGCCAATTCGCCAACATTCTGCCAGCAATACCTGCGCGATCTGTCCCAATCTGCGGCACGTTTCTCAAATTCTGGGGCCAGTTCTTTCGCAACGTTCACAAGCGGATGCGGCATGCGTGTCCCTCGTCTCTGTTTCTTAACAGAATACGCTTGCAGTAATACAACACAATCGAATAAAATTGGATATCTAATCCAATATACCTTAACTTATGCAGACACGTTCTCTCAGAACCCTCATACGGGTCTCGAATGTCGGCTCCTTTGCGAAAGCGGCCGAGCAGCAAAACATGACATTGTCTGCACTTTCAATGCAGATGAAGGCGCTTGAGGCGGAGCTTGGCGTTGACCTCTTTGACCGCACCGTACGACCACCGCGACTTACGCCAATCGGCCGGAGCGTCGTCGAGGCATCGATCCCGCTCCTGCAGCACGAAGACAGCCTTCTCAAAATCTGTCGCCCGACGAACACGCTTGTCGGGCATTTCCGAATAGGATTTGTCACAACTGCTGCCGTTCGCTTGCTGCCGAACTTCCTGAACAACGCAAAACGTCAAGCACCGCAAGCGACCTTCTCATTCGAAACCGGCCTGTCCAAGGTTCTACAAGAAAAGGTTGTAAGCGGTCAGCTTGATGCCGCCCTTCTTACAGATGCAGAAGGTGTTCCTGACACGCTTGCGGACAAGGTGCTTCGAGAGGAACCCTTTGCCTTTGCAGCCCATAAGAAATTGCTGAAAGATGGCCTCGCGGGTTTATTGAATGCGCAGCCCTTCTTTCATTTTATGCCCGACACCGGGATTGGAAAACTCATTGCTGGAGAGATGCTTAAGCACAAAAGACCGAAGGGTTCCGAAACCATTGTCCTTGATAACCTTGAAGCGATTATGGAATGTGTTTCGGCAGGCCTGGGATTTACGCTTCTGCCTGTCCCCGATGTTTTGCGGTACCGGTCTGACGACGTCAAAAGTATTTGTCTCCCACAATCGTCGGCTCGGAAACTTGTTCTTGCGACCGTGCGCAAGGGCGCGCTGGCTGGAAGTGAGGCGATGCTTGCCGCGCTATTCTCGACAGGCGAGGCCGTCGCTGCGGGCGAATAAGAAACACCTTTCCTGCACTCGCGGCTTCGGCTGGATCGACTAAGGTCTTGAAACCCTCTTTTGGGTTCACGCAAGAACGACCGGAACCGGCCTTGGATAAACCGTTTAGATGCTGCGATGCAGCCTGTCTAACTAGCCACTCGCTACGGGAGCGATGGCCGCGTTCACGGGAACTCATAAATCGCGGAACAGATCAGGCTATTGCAATTGTAATAGGCGTGTCCGCCTCGTGCATTTCTCCAAACTGGCGCCGTGATGTCTTAAGGCGCGCTTGACCAATATTGGGATCATGTTTCCCAAGGTGGATTTGAGCCAATCTCTGCGATCAGAAAATCCATGAATACCCGAACTTTGGGGGATAATACGTTGGACTTGGGATAGATAAGCCATAGTACATTGTCTTCCGTAGCCTCAAAATCTGGCAGAATTTGCATCAACCGGCCCGATTTCAGGTGATCATACACGCTCCACAGTGCGTTCAGGGATATTCCGGCGCCGGCCAGAGTGGCGCAGACCTGGCTTTGGCCGTCGTCGATGATCAATTGACCCTTGGCCATCGCTGGATCAAATGTGGCTTTCTCACCTGCCTTTCCCGTTAGCGTGCGCAAGTGGCGATTTTGGAAAGCGATCAGGTGGTGGCTTTTCAGATCGGCAGGTGTTTTGGGTGTGCCGTATGTGTCAAGATAGTGCGGCGCGGCGCACAGTATGCGTCGGTCATCAGCCAATTTTCGGCCTTTCAGACTGGTGTCGACAAGCGGCGCATTTCTTAGTGCAAGATCGTAACTCCCCTCGATAAGATCGAACTGCATATCCGACAGGCGCAAATCGAGCGTCAGATCGGGGTGCTGTTGAAGAAATTTCGGCAGGATTGGAGCAATGTAGAGCTGAGCAAAGGTGCTGGGCGCAGCGAAGCGCAATGTACCGCGGATGGTCGCTGTTTGTTTGCCCAACGCCGTAAGTGCTGCCTCTTCCTGCGCAATAATCTCTCGGGCGAAGGGCAGGAAATCGGCACCTTCAACAGACAGCGACACCTTGCGCGTTGTGCGATGTAACAGTTCGGAACCCAGGCTTTGCTCCAACTTGGCAAGCTTTGCGCTCGAGACAGCTGGAGCCATGCCCAAAGCGCGCCCCGCCGCACTGATGTTCAGCCTTTCTGCCGCCGCTACAAACAATCTCAGCGCGTCTGTATCAAGCCCCATTATATCGCAAACCCGAATTATCAATCCATGAATGGGCAGTTTATACGCAAATAGATTAGCGTTAAATCCCCTTCATGGATGCAACTCGGCATGGGAAGGAGACGCAGATGACGCGAACAGCCACAGTCAACTACCACGTTCACAAGCCCTGGCGGCAAGCCTTTGAATTAGATGCAGGCGGGATTGCTGGTAATTTGATTTCGCCCGAACTGGCCAGCACGGCTGTTGCATTGACAGATGCCCGCACCACGAGCAACACAGTTACATTTGCGTCTGATGCTGTTGAGTTCGCGCTGCTGGAAACGCAGGTACAAGATTTTACCGGCGAGGTCTGGAAACCGACATACGATGCGGAACTAACGGCAATGCTCTCGAACAAGTTAGGTGCGCGCGAGGTTGTGGTTTTTGATCACACGATTCGGATGGATGACCCAGGAGCGACGCGCAAACCCGCGCGCAACGTCCACAGTGACTATAGCAAGGACGGAGCCGAACAGCGGCTTGTCGATCTTTTGGGTGCCGAGGCCGCAGCCGAGTGGGCGCGCGGTCACTATGCTTTTGTTAATGTGTGGCGCCCTGTGGATCATCCTATCAACTCAGCACCCCTGGGCTTTGTTCGCCCGTCATCAGTTGAACCGTCTGATTGGATTTTGCTGGACCTGATCTATCCCGACCGCAATGGGCAAATAATGGGGCTGGTAGGAAACCCCAGGCATGAGTGGATTTATCAGTCGAAGATGACGCCGGATGAGGTCGCGATCTTCAACATCTATGACAATCGAGGTGCTCCGTCGATCGCGCATAGTGCGCTTGATATGGTCGAAGATTCAAACGTCAACACCATTCGCAAAAGCATCGAGAGCCGCACCTTGGTGCGCTATTAAAGGAGAGCCGGACATGTTGGATAAAATGCAGCCTGCTGATTTTGCCCAAATCAACGTGGCCTATAACCGGGTATTTCGACCGGGACGGCTAAGCGTTGGCCTTGTGTTGCCGCTCGAAGCATATGCAGTCGGTGCAGAGCCGACGCTTCGGGATCATCTGGAAGCGGCTCGGAAAGCGGAGAACCTCGGGTTTGCATCACTTTGGCTGCGCGACGTGCCATTTAACGTTCCAAGCTTTGGTGATGCAGGACAGATTTTCGATCCATTTGTCTATCTGGGTGCGCTTGCTGCGGTGACGGACCGAATTGCCCTTGGAACGGCGAGCGTGATCCTGCCATTGCGTCACCCCGCTCATGTAGCCAAGGCGGCGGCGAGCGCGGATGTGCTCTCGGGCGGACGGTTGCTCTTGGGTGTAGCCTCCGGGGACCGGCCTGAGGAGTATCCGGCTATGAACCAGAGCTATGATGACCGCGGGGCACGTTTCCGCGACAGCTTTGACTACATCCGCGCCGTTGGATTGGACTATCCCGAGCGTGAAAGTGCGCAGGGTACGCTGTCTGGCGGGATTGACCTGCTGCCAAAGCCGCATGGGACCCGCCTGCCGATGATTATTACGGGTGGTAGCCAGCAATCCCCCGATTGGGTGGCGCAGAACGGCGATGGTTGGATGACCTATCCGCGCAATGCGACTGCTCAAAGGCAGGTTATTGCGGACTATCGGAGGCGCGGGAAGGAAGCGGGCCAGCCAGACAAGCCTGTCATGCAATCCCTGTATATCGATGTCGTTGCCGATCACGCCGCACCACCGCGCCCGATCCATCTTGGGTTTCAGTCTGGCACCGATTTCCTGCGTAGCTATCTACGTGAAATAGAAACGCTTGGGGTCAATCACGTTGCACTGAACCTACGGTTCAATCAAGCGCCCATCGATACGACCCTCGAACACTTGGCAGATACCGTACTGCCCGACTTTTCCTAAAGGATCAGATCAATGACCAAGACTATACTCATTACAGGTTCAACCGACGGCATTGGTTTGCTCACGGCAAAGAAGCTGGCCGCCGATGGACACAAAGTACTTCTGCATGGACGCAGTACCTCCAAATTGGACAGCGCTGCCACCGACGTCGGCGGCTATGTCGAAACTTATACCGCTGATTTGAGCGATCTGTCCGCAGTGCGAGAACTGGCTGAAAGCGTAAAGGCCAAACATGACAAACTGGACGTGTTAATCAACAATGCAGGTGTGCTGAAAGCTCCGCAAACTGTGCTTGCGAATGGGCAGGACATCCGCTTTGTCGTCAACACACTCGCACCCTATTTGCTCACAGAATTGCTGATGCCCATCATTCCCGCCGACGGGCGCGTCGTGAACCTGTCATCGGCAGCGCAGGCCCCGGTGAATATAAATGCACTGGAGGGCAGTGTTCCGCTGGCTGATATGGAGGCTTATGCGCAAAGCAAGCTGGCGATCACCATCTGGACCCGGGAATGGGCCAAATCTCTGCCCGATGCACCCGTCATGGTCGCGGTAAATCCGGGATCGCTGTTGGCCTCAAAGATGGTGAAAGAAGGATTCGGCCTAGCCGGGAACGATATGAACATCGGCGCTGATATCCTGATTGACGCAGCATTGGGTGATCGGTTCGCTGATGCGTCAGGTGCCTATTTTGACAATGACAGCGGTGCCTTCGCGAATCCACATGCCGCAGCACTAGACAAAGCACATGTTGCCGACGTCATGAACTCGATCAGAGGTTTGATTAACCAGACCAACTGACCCGCGCTGCACTAAATCCAGACGCGCTTCCAACTTTAACCTCCCTTACCCCTCGCGCGTGCCGCGTCGAGGCCCAAGAAAGGACTGTCTGATGAAATATGAGAACTTTCAAACCTTTGACGTTGCTGTTGAAAACGGCATCGCAACAGTCACATTCAACTTTGGCACCGTAAACGTGCAAGGCCAGGAAATGCTGGCCGACCTCAACAGTCTGGCCATGCGGCTAGAGCGAGACCGCGAAACCAAGGTCGTGATCTTTCAATCCGCCAACCCGGAAATCTGGGTCTGCCACTACGATACCGAGCTGCTCAAGGATATGTCGACTGAGGCCGTATCCCGCGAGGACGCACAGCTTTTGGACCTTCAATCGGTCTGCGAGCGGATCAGCAAGGTGCCACAAGCCACCATCGCAAAGCTGGAAGGGTTCGCACGTGGTGGCGGACACGAGTTGGCGTTGGCGCTCGACATGCGATTTGCGGCGCGGGGTAAGTACAAGTTCATGCAGATGGAAGTTGGAATGGGCATCCTGCCTTGCGGCGGCGGTGCTTCGCGCATGGCACGTCAAACCGGCCTTGGAAAAGCGCTTGAGATCATCCTGAGCGCACAAGACTACGATGCGGATGATGCAGAACGTCTGGGCACCATAAACAAGGCTTTGGAGCCAGATGAGATTGGCCCGTATGTGACAGCGCTCGCCGAGCGGATCGCAAAATTCCCGGCAGAGTCGATCAATGCCTGCAAGCAGATGGTCTATGAATCCATTGACAAACCAATTGATGAAGCGCTGAAGGCCGAAGCCTATTGGCTGTATCAGGCCACAAGCAAAACCCCGGCGGTCAAACGGTTCACCATCGCGGATGAACAGGGTCTGGAACACGACATCGAAAACCAGCGCAAGTGGGGCGATCTGGTTATGCAGGTTCAGGATATCAACTGATCCGTCCTCCAACACAATGATCACGTCAGGCGTGCGCTGTTCAAAGCCGCGCCTGACACTTCGTCAAAAAAAGGAATATCCCAATGAAAGCAATGGTTCTGAACGACTACGGACCCGATGCTCCGTTCGAGCTTGTAGAAATGCCCGAACCGGTCGCAACGTCTGGGCATGTAGTCGTCAAAGTGGCCGCGACCAGCGTCAATACCGTCGATACAATGATCCGAAGCATGGGCGCGGATCTACCTCTGTCCCCCAATTTGCCCGCGGTCCTTGGCATGGATTTTGCTGGCACAATCACAGCCGTTGGCGAAGGTGTTACAGGTTTTTCCATAGGCGATGAGGTGTATGGCTGCGCCGGTGGTATGATGGACCTCCCTGGTTCGCTAGCCGAGTACATCAATGCGGATGCCCGCCTGATTGCACACAAACCCAAGACGCTGAGCATGCGAGAAGCCGCGGCGCTGCCTCTCGTAGGCATCACCGCCTACGAAGGATTGACGCGCGCCGGTGTCGGCGAAGGGCAGACCGTTCTGGTTCAAGGCGGTGCCGGTGGCGTTGGTCATGTTGCCGTTCAAGTTGCGCGCCACCTTGGCGCAACCGTGTCGGCAACAGGTCGCGGAGCGGATCAGTTAGCCCTCATCGAGGGTCTCGGTGCGCGCCCGTTGGATTTCACAACCCAAAAGGTCGAGGACTACGTGGCCGAACACACTGATGGCGTGGGCTTCGATGTGGTGTTTGATAGCGTGGGTGGGCCTAACATGACGAACTCGTTCGAAGCGGCCAAGCTCAATGGCCAAGTCGCCTCAACCGTCGCGATGGTCGAGATTGATCTGACACCTGTGCATTTCAAAGGTCTGTCTCTGCACGTCGTCTTCATGCTGATCCCGATGATGCATGATGTCGGGCGTCAATCCCATGGTGACATCCTGAAAACTCTGGCGGAAATGGCGGACGCGGGCCAACTCAAACCAATTGTTGACGAACAGAGGTTTGGGTGGACCAATGTCGATGCAGCCTATGAGCACCTGACAAACGGAGCGGCGGTCGGAAAAGTTGTTGTAGAGCTGTGAACGGAACCGGCCGGGATTGGTGCGCAGAGATATAATTGCGCACCATTCCAGTATGGCCCGATATTGATGTCAGCCATCAGAACTCAGCTAACCTGAACGCAAGTTGCAGCACAGAGTGCTTTGAGCTCGAAGC includes:
- a CDS encoding enoyl-CoA hydratase/isomerase family protein, which produces MKYENFQTFDVAVENGIATVTFNFGTVNVQGQEMLADLNSLAMRLERDRETKVVIFQSANPEIWVCHYDTELLKDMSTEAVSREDAQLLDLQSVCERISKVPQATIAKLEGFARGGGHELALALDMRFAARGKYKFMQMEVGMGILPCGGGASRMARQTGLGKALEIILSAQDYDADDAERLGTINKALEPDEIGPYVTALAERIAKFPAESINACKQMVYESIDKPIDEALKAEAYWLYQATSKTPAVKRFTIADEQGLEHDIENQRKWGDLVMQVQDIN
- a CDS encoding IS110 family transposase is translated as MQVTTIGVDLAKNVFQVHGISATEEVVFNKPLRRTQFLPFFAKLEPCLIGMESCSSAHHWARELAALGHDVRLIPPMYVKPYVKRGKSDAIDAEAICEAVTRPTMRFVAIKTVEQQSLLSLHRARDLLVRQRTQLINNLRGLVAEFGIFIPRGFARVIGFAEDITLGEVLDLPDIANEVIHNLCEQLMALHKRIRWYEERLKQVAKEDERVRLLRTIPGVGAVTASAIIASIGDGHQFRNGREFAAWLGLTPANKSSGGKEKLGRITKMGDQYLRSLLVVGMTSLVRQTRSHPERASKWLTSLLERKPARVATVAMANKTARIVWAVLTRNEPYSPRAVV
- a CDS encoding LysR family transcriptional regulator is translated as MQTRSLRTLIRVSNVGSFAKAAEQQNMTLSALSMQMKALEAELGVDLFDRTVRPPRLTPIGRSVVEASIPLLQHEDSLLKICRPTNTLVGHFRIGFVTTAAVRLLPNFLNNAKRQAPQATFSFETGLSKVLQEKVVSGQLDAALLTDAEGVPDTLADKVLREEPFAFAAHKKLLKDGLAGLLNAQPFFHFMPDTGIGKLIAGEMLKHKRPKGSETIVLDNLEAIMECVSAGLGFTLLPVPDVLRYRSDDVKSICLPQSSARKLVLATVRKGALAGSEAMLAALFSTGEAVAAGE
- a CDS encoding LLM class oxidoreductase, with the translated sequence MLDKMQPADFAQINVAYNRVFRPGRLSVGLVLPLEAYAVGAEPTLRDHLEAARKAENLGFASLWLRDVPFNVPSFGDAGQIFDPFVYLGALAAVTDRIALGTASVILPLRHPAHVAKAAASADVLSGGRLLLGVASGDRPEEYPAMNQSYDDRGARFRDSFDYIRAVGLDYPERESAQGTLSGGIDLLPKPHGTRLPMIITGGSQQSPDWVAQNGDGWMTYPRNATAQRQVIADYRRRGKEAGQPDKPVMQSLYIDVVADHAAPPRPIHLGFQSGTDFLRSYLREIETLGVNHVALNLRFNQAPIDTTLEHLADTVLPDFS
- a CDS encoding LysR family transcriptional regulator codes for the protein MGLDTDALRLFVAAAERLNISAAGRALGMAPAVSSAKLAKLEQSLGSELLHRTTRKVSLSVEGADFLPFAREIIAQEEAALTALGKQTATIRGTLRFAAPSTFAQLYIAPILPKFLQQHPDLTLDLRLSDMQFDLIEGSYDLALRNAPLVDTSLKGRKLADDRRILCAAPHYLDTYGTPKTPADLKSHHLIAFQNRHLRTLTGKAGEKATFDPAMAKGQLIIDDGQSQVCATLAGAGISLNALWSVYDHLKSGRLMQILPDFEATEDNVLWLIYPKSNVLSPKVRVFMDFLIAEIGSNPPWET
- a CDS encoding SDR family NAD(P)-dependent oxidoreductase, with the protein product MTKTILITGSTDGIGLLTAKKLAADGHKVLLHGRSTSKLDSAATDVGGYVETYTADLSDLSAVRELAESVKAKHDKLDVLINNAGVLKAPQTVLANGQDIRFVVNTLAPYLLTELLMPIIPADGRVVNLSSAAQAPVNINALEGSVPLADMEAYAQSKLAITIWTREWAKSLPDAPVMVAVNPGSLLASKMVKEGFGLAGNDMNIGADILIDAALGDRFADASGAYFDNDSGAFANPHAAALDKAHVADVMNSIRGLINQTN
- a CDS encoding CmcJ/NvfI family oxidoreductase produces the protein MTRTATVNYHVHKPWRQAFELDAGGIAGNLISPELASTAVALTDARTTSNTVTFASDAVEFALLETQVQDFTGEVWKPTYDAELTAMLSNKLGAREVVVFDHTIRMDDPGATRKPARNVHSDYSKDGAEQRLVDLLGAEAAAEWARGHYAFVNVWRPVDHPINSAPLGFVRPSSVEPSDWILLDLIYPDRNGQIMGLVGNPRHEWIYQSKMTPDEVAIFNIYDNRGAPSIAHSALDMVEDSNVNTIRKSIESRTLVRY
- the acdA gene encoding 3-sulfinopropanoyl-CoA desulfinase; the encoded protein is MPHPLVNVAKELAPEFEKRAADWDRSRRYCWQNVGELADAGIMGMTIAKKYGGQGASFLDVTMVVEEIAKACTLTARIVVEGNMGGISAVMGYGNDEQKAFCAQHVLAGDKPAICITEPDSGSAATDMQTTARKQGRTYILNGSKHWITGGGVSKLYLIFARVLDEAGADQGIGGFILFADPMSGDTPKGFTVVGREYTMGLCGMPEAELRFENVEINEKWLVKPPSGLKRGFADLMNAYNSQRVGAGAVAMGVAAGALEHAKRYLVQREQFGRPLAEFQGLQWMLADMDTKVHAARLLLHEAARSRGPNGSQYPDMTMAARAKLFASEMAIKVVSDALQMFGARGYSDREPLERMYRDVRMFTIGGGTAQILRTQIAGNILGIKTPQTRDGYSRLADMERYAAE